The Penaeus monodon isolate SGIC_2016 chromosome 33, NSTDA_Pmon_1, whole genome shotgun sequence genome includes a window with the following:
- the LOC119594229 gene encoding uncharacterized protein LOC119594229, which yields MYSIILTTGYSSNLTAFLTVKRQPPSIETIKELRESRLNVFGVGPFFGNSMAQSENPHLRALAERFVSMSSFSDIAEQVLAGRGVMIQSGTFLQYMGDQLTTSRGLPRVRVIQSISGRVHCGKC from the exons ATGTACAGCATCATCCTCACTACCGGCTACAGCAGCAACCTCACGGCCTTTCTCACCGTGAAGAGGCAGCCCCCCAGCATCGAGACCATCAAGGAGCTGCGGGAGTCCAGGCTCAATGTCTTCGGCGTCGGCCCCTTCTTCGGGAACTCGATGGCGCAGTCGGAGAACCCCCACCTGAGA GCCCTGGCGGAGAGGTTCGTGTCCATGTCTTCCTTCAGCGACATCGCCGAGCAGGTCCTGGCGGGGCGCGGCGTCATGATCCAGAGCGGCACGTTCCTCCAGTACATGGGCGACCAGCTGACCACCTCCAGGGGCTTGCCGAGGGTTAGAGTCATCCAG AGTATCAGTGGTAGAGTTCATTGTGGTAAATGTTGA